From Dermochelys coriacea isolate rDerCor1 chromosome 9, rDerCor1.pri.v4, whole genome shotgun sequence, one genomic window encodes:
- the LOC119861542 gene encoding glutamine amidotransferase-like class 1 domain-containing protein 3A, mitochondrial, with protein MGKKVAIVLSGCGVYDGSEIHESSAVLVHLSREGAQGEFYAPDVEQMHVVDHVKGQPTQEKRNVLVESARIARGNIKDLATLNVKELDALIIPGGFGVAKNLSTWATQGKNCTVSKVVEDTLKAFHAAKKPIGMCCISPVLAAKIFPGCELTVGQDKECEKWPYAKTAEAMKELGCKHMNKHVGEIHVDVKNKLVTTCAFMCNAPVHEVYDGIGKMIKEVLKLA; from the exons ATGGGCAAGAAGGTAGCCATTGTTCTGTCCGGCTGCGGGGTGTACGACGGCAGTGAAATCCATGAGTCTTCTGCTGTGCTGGTGCATCTCAGCAGAGAGGGGGCACAG GGGGAGTTCTATGCTCCAGATGTAGAGCAGATGCACGTGGTGGACCACGTGAAAGGGCAGCCAACTCAGGAGAAACGCAACGTGCTGGTCGAGAGTGCCAGAATCGCCAGAGGCAACATCAAGGACCTAGCCACGCTGAATGTCAAGGAACTGGATGCCCTGATCATACCAG GTGGTTTTGGAGTGGCTAAGAACCTCAGTACTTGGGCAACACAGGGGAAGAACTGCACGGTCTCTAAAGTTGTGGAGGACACTTTGAAGGCATTCCATGCTGCCAAGAAACCTATTGGCATGTGCTGCATCTCCCCAGTCCTGGCAGCCAAAATCTTCCCAGGATGTGAGCTGACGGTTGGACAGGACAAAGAATGTGAAAA GTGGCCCTATGCAAAGACTGCAGAGGCCATGAAGGAACTTGGCTGCAAACACATGAACAAACATGTAGGTGAGATTCATGTGGATGTGAAGAACAAGCTGGTGACAACCTGTGCCTTCATGTGCAACGCCCCAGTCCATGAGGTCTATGATGGTATTGGAAAGATGATCAAAGAAGTGCTGAAACTTGCCTGA